Within Eggerthella timonensis, the genomic segment ACAGGCGTCTGCCTGGTGGCCGGGAACGCGACCCCCATCATTCTCCTGACCGGCTTCCCCATGTCCCACATGGTGCTCATGCCCCTGCTGATGCGCGACCAGCGGCGCGAGTGGGTCGCGTTTCGCCAGGCGCTGCCGCTCTCGCGCGCCGACGTGGTGAGGGGACGCTACGCGAGCATCGCGATCGTCGTTGCCGGATGCGTGACTCTCGGCGTCGCGGCATACACGGCAGCATGCTTTCTGAACGCCGTCGTGCCAGGCCTTCCGCTCATGCGGCATTTCACGCAGGGGTTCGATGCGCCGGGGGCCGTATCCTTCGCTGCGGGAACGTTCGCGCTGACCATCGCCATGTTCAGCGCAGTGTTGCCCTTCATGTTCGCCAACAGCTACCGCAAGCTCGCCAGCTACATCCCCTTCGCGTTCATGCTCGCGCTCATGGGGTGGATCTACTTGTTCCGCAGCATCGACTTCGACGCGTTTCTGCCGATCGTCGGCCAGGTGGTCGCCGCCGCGCAGACCCTGGGCGGGTCGTTGATCGTCGCGGCATGCGTCACGGCGGCGACCCTTGCGCTGTACGCCGTCTCGGAACACGCTGCCCTGCGCGGGTACGCGTCGCGCGACCTCTAGCCCATCCGCACCAGGTCGGCCAGCGTCACGTTGTCCACGTAGTTCTCGATGGCCTGATCGAGGCCGCGCCAGAAGTTGACGGCCACGCATTCCTCGCGCCGGGGGCACGCCTCCGCGCCGTCTTCGAGACACGACACCGGAGCGCAGCTGCCCTCCGTGGCGCGCAGCACGTCGCCTGCGGTGATCTGGTCGGCCGGCCGCGCCAGCAGATAGCCGCCGCTCACGCCGCGCACGCTTTTGAGCACGCCCGCCTTCACCAGCGCGCCGCCCAGCTGCTCGAGGTACTTGACGGACAGGTCTTCGCGCTCGGCCGCTTGGCGCATGGTGACCAACGCGCCGGCTTCCCCCTGCCGCGCGATGTCGATCATGAGCCGCAAAGCGTAACGTCCCCTTGTCGAAATCATCATGGTCGCCGCCCCGTCCTTTCGTCGTTCATGCCGCTTTCGCAAGTATAGCCCATCATTTGCCTGATGGATCGCGCCTTTCTTGCAGGAATGTAAGGATGGGGCAAGTGGTCGGTAAGACAGCGTTAAGGACGGCTTGGTATAACGTATACAGACCCTCGAAGCGAAAGGCGGAACCATGAAAGGAACGGCGCATCGGACATCGTCGGCGCATCCCGTCGTCGCGCTCCTCGGACGCATCGCCCTCGTGGCGCTCATCCTCGTCGTGCTCGTGGAGGTGTACTTCCTCGCACGCGGGTTCAACCTGTACCGCGAAGCGCTCGAGGGAACCGGCCTCGACGAGATGGCCGCCGCCATCCAGAGCAGCGAGACGTACACCCCCGCAAGCGAGCTGCCCGATCTATACCTGCAGGCCGTCGTCGCCGTTGAAGACCATCGCTTCTACGCGCACCCGGGCTTCGACGTCATCGCCACGGGGCGCGCCCTCGTGAACGACCTCAAGGCGGGCGCCATCGTCGAAGGAGGCAGCACCATCACCCAGCAACTGGCGAAAAACCAGTACTTCACCCAGGAGCAGACCATCGAGCGCAAGATCGCCGAGGTGTTCATGGCGTTCACCATGGAACAGCACTTCTCGAAGCGGGAAATCCTCGAGCTGTACGTGAACTCCATCTACTTCGGCGACGGCTACGAGGGCATCGGCAGCGCAAGCAGGGGCTACTTCGGCAAGGCTCCCAGCGCCCTCGATGCCGACGAGTGCACGCTCTTGGCCGGCATCCCGAACGCGCCGAGCGTGTACGCCCTGTCCCAGAACCCCGACCTTGCGCGCGAGCGCCAGCAGGAGGTGCTGCGCAAGCTCGTGTCTTACGACTACCTTGATCAGGGCGCAGCGCAACACATCCTGGGCAACCTGCGCGCGCTGGCAGCATGATGCGCCGCGGGCGATCGTTGGAGCACGGCAGGGCGCTGGTTCTGTAGTCGTCGTAGCGTCGGACGGTTCGCAAGCGAGAGCGCTGGGAGCTTTGGTAGGATAGGCCGCATGAAACGACTCAAAACCACCGTGGCCGCCGCGCTGGCCGCCGTCGCCTTGCTGGGATCGCTCGGCCTCATGACGGCGTGCAGCGGCGGCGATGCAACCGAACCCGCCGCGCAAGCCTACGTGAGCCCTTACGATTGGAGCGCCCTCGAGCGCTCCGGCGCGCAGGGCGATCGCCTCGCCTACCGCGTGGACGGCGAAGTGCGCTCCCAGCTGGGCGTGGACGTGTCCGACCACCAGGGTGCCATCGATTGGAACGTCGTGGCGGGCGACGGCGTCGACTTCGCCTTCGTACGCGTGGGCAACCGCGGCTACACCGAGGGCGCGCTGTACGCCGACGCCCGCTACGCCGAGAACATCGACAACGCGACGAACGCCGGCCTCGATGTGGGCGCGTACTTCTTCTCGCAGGCCACAAGCGTCGAAGAGGCGCGCGAGGAGGCCGACTTCGTGTTGCAGCTGCTGGCCGGCCGCTATCTGGCGATGCCCGTGGCGTACGACCACGAGCCCGTCGCGGACGCGGCGGGACGCGCGAACTACGTGGACCGCGAGACGCTCACCGCCTGCGCCCGCGCGTTCTGCGAACGCCTCGAGCAGGGCGGCTACGACACGATGATCTACGGCAACAGCGGCGACATGGCGCGCTACGATCGTGCCGAGCTGGGCGGGCGCCCCCTATGGTTCGCCGAATACGACAGC encodes:
- a CDS encoding glycoside hydrolase family 25 protein, with product MKRLKTTVAAALAAVALLGSLGLMTACSGGDATEPAAQAYVSPYDWSALERSGAQGDRLAYRVDGEVRSQLGVDVSDHQGAIDWNVVAGDGVDFAFVRVGNRGYTEGALYADARYAENIDNATNAGLDVGAYFFSQATSVEEAREEADFVLQLLAGRYLAMPVAYDHEPVADAAGRANYVDRETLTACARAFCERLEQGGYDTMIYGNSGDMARYDRAELGGRPLWFAEYDSAEPHAQFDFAIWQYTNGGSVAGIDTAVDLNLLLPPA
- a CDS encoding transglycosylase domain-containing protein — encoded protein: MKGTAHRTSSAHPVVALLGRIALVALILVVLVEVYFLARGFNLYREALEGTGLDEMAAAIQSSETYTPASELPDLYLQAVVAVEDHRFYAHPGFDVIATGRALVNDLKAGAIVEGGSTITQQLAKNQYFTQEQTIERKIAEVFMAFTMEQHFSKREILELYVNSIYFGDGYEGIGSASRGYFGKAPSALDADECTLLAGIPNAPSVYALSQNPDLARERQQEVLRKLVSYDYLDQGAAQHILGNLRALAA
- a CDS encoding RrF2 family transcriptional regulator codes for the protein MMISTRGRYALRLMIDIARQGEAGALVTMRQAAEREDLSVKYLEQLGGALVKAGVLKSVRGVSGGYLLARPADQITAGDVLRATEGSCAPVSCLEDGAEACPRREECVAVNFWRGLDQAIENYVDNVTLADLVRMG
- a CDS encoding ABC-2 transporter permease; amino-acid sequence: MKTMMLADFLVLTKSLPKNVALWALLSTGVCLVAGNATPIILLTGFPMSHMVLMPLLMRDQRREWVAFRQALPLSRADVVRGRYASIAIVVAGCVTLGVAAYTAACFLNAVVPGLPLMRHFTQGFDAPGAVSFAAGTFALTIAMFSAVLPFMFANSYRKLASYIPFAFMLALMGWIYLFRSIDFDAFLPIVGQVVAAAQTLGGSLIVAACVTAATLALYAVSEHAALRGYASRDL